A part of Desulfobacter sp. genomic DNA contains:
- a CDS encoding response regulator produces the protein MSEKVLLVDDEKEFLEIMSLRMSGMGMKVTTAGSAADALDILAKESFDAIVMDFQMPEMDGLETLKNIKNKSPELQIILLTGYATVEKTVEAMKIGAADFLEKPADLETLSQKIKQAKADKMLIVEKQTEEKIKDILQRYGN, from the coding sequence ATGTCCGAAAAAGTATTGCTTGTTGACGATGAAAAAGAGTTTCTGGAAATCATGTCCCTGCGCATGTCAGGCATGGGAATGAAGGTGACGACTGCCGGGTCCGCTGCAGACGCCCTGGACATCCTGGCAAAAGAATCCTTTGATGCCATTGTAATGGATTTCCAGATGCCGGAAATGGATGGACTGGAAACATTGAAAAACATCAAGAACAAAAGCCCGGAGCTTCAGATCATCCTGCTCACCGGTTATGCCACCGTTGAAAAAACAGTTGAAGCCATGAAAATCGGTGCGGCTGATTTCCTGGAAAAGCCGGCGGACCTTGAAACCCTCTCCCAGAAAATAAAACAGGCCAAAGCCGACAAAATGCTGATCGTTGAAAAACAGACCGAAGAAAAAATCAAAGATATCCTCCAGCGGTACGGAAACTAG
- a CDS encoding sigma 54-interacting transcriptional regulator, whose translation MYRSELPCIHSLMNNPLDFAHLLDEIPMGILILDKDRRVVHLNRAFQALSGFSDDMAYGIQCRHILRSAACITGCPVKSSPIKSRSVSCATDMINLDRQKLPIRITASQILDTEGQVTGYIETIEDLRSIGTNDPGKNVAYSFANIIGRSRKMEEIFQTLPMLAQSDTSILITGETGTGKDLVAEAVHQTSQRAVGPFIKINCGALPATLLESELFGHKKGAFTGAVENKPGRFKLAHNGTIFLTEIGDLPLPLQVKLLTFLDDKVVYPLGATKGFNADVRIIAATHRNLEEMVALGKFRKDLLFRLNVARIHLPPLREREGDIRLLLDHFFNSYAAKNEKDLTGFSQAALTCLMNYTYEGNIRELKNIVEYAVNVAQGQLIQPENLPAYIVESGPASAFPPSPSAGNSAPSPNPRSVLTPPGTAPKPDQTTWASVEREMIMDALRKSKGKKARAAQLLDMSRSTLWRKLKQFGIE comes from the coding sequence ATGTATAGGTCCGAGCTTCCCTGTATTCATTCACTCATGAACAATCCGCTGGATTTTGCCCATCTCCTGGATGAAATCCCCATGGGGATACTGATTCTTGACAAAGACCGGCGGGTGGTCCATTTAAACAGGGCATTCCAGGCCTTGTCCGGATTTTCCGATGACATGGCCTACGGCATCCAATGCAGGCATATCCTGAGAAGCGCCGCCTGCATCACGGGCTGCCCGGTAAAATCCAGCCCCATAAAGAGCCGCTCTGTTTCATGCGCTACGGATATGATTAACCTGGACCGCCAGAAACTGCCCATCAGGATAACTGCATCCCAGATTCTGGATACAGAGGGTCAGGTCACCGGCTATATTGAGACCATTGAAGATCTGAGAAGCATTGGCACCAATGACCCGGGAAAAAATGTGGCTTACAGTTTTGCCAACATCATTGGCAGAAGCCGAAAAATGGAAGAAATTTTCCAGACCCTGCCCATGCTGGCCCAGAGCGACACTTCCATTCTCATTACCGGTGAAACCGGGACAGGCAAAGACCTGGTGGCCGAAGCCGTCCATCAGACCTCCCAGCGCGCCGTGGGGCCTTTTATAAAAATAAACTGCGGGGCCCTTCCGGCAACACTTTTGGAATCAGAACTCTTCGGCCATAAAAAAGGGGCCTTCACCGGAGCAGTTGAAAATAAGCCCGGACGGTTCAAACTGGCCCACAACGGCACCATTTTCCTGACAGAAATCGGAGACCTCCCCCTGCCCCTCCAGGTCAAACTGCTCACCTTTCTGGATGACAAGGTGGTCTACCCCCTGGGGGCCACCAAGGGGTTTAATGCCGATGTCAGGATCATTGCCGCCACCCACAGAAACCTGGAAGAGATGGTGGCGTTGGGCAAATTCCGCAAAGACCTGCTCTTCCGCCTGAATGTCGCCAGGATTCATCTGCCGCCACTGCGAGAGCGGGAAGGAGATATCCGCCTGCTGCTGGATCACTTTTTCAACAGCTACGCGGCAAAAAACGAAAAAGATCTTACCGGATTCTCCCAGGCCGCCCTGACCTGCCTGATGAATTACACCTATGAAGGCAATATACGGGAGCTTAAAAACATTGTGGAATATGCAGTAAACGTCGCCCAGGGACAATTGATCCAACCGGAAAACCTGCCGGCCTATATCGTTGAATCAGGCCCGGCATCCGCCTTCCCCCCCTCCCCGTCCGCCGGTAATTCAGCCCCTTCTCCGAATCCCCGTTCTGTGTTGACTCCGCCCGGGACTGCACCGAAACCGGACCAGACCACATGGGCATCGGTGGAACGGGAAATGATCATGGACGCCCTGCGCAAATCAAAGGGCAAAAAGGCCAGGGCCGCCCAGCTCCTGGACATGAGCCGCAGTACCCTGTGGCGAAAACTCAAACAATTTGGAATTGAGTAA
- a CDS encoding cytidylate kinase-like family protein codes for MPVIAITCGLHTAPRQLIEILAETYGATVCTDTDLVEATSLTQGLPDDLIFKVVHGKPVPHNEFTHDRERCVSGLKKTLSDAIARDNCIFIGIISHLIPASISHVFKILSTAPQPVRIRRAVENGRLSESSAESILEKADRRAEWWVKNLTGKLPLDTSQYDLVIAHEDAYTNHLNMDETLARYLAEQIKAALAAPPFNQPAPNKISDFCINSNVEVALSAFGTGLLVDTQSGNVTVTLDRKVMNLSKIQQQIMAAATAVPGVETVKTKIGPNYYKGSIVKNFNIGPPRGYRSKP; via the coding sequence ATGCCGGTCATTGCCATTACATGCGGGCTGCACACGGCCCCAAGACAATTAATAGAGATCCTGGCGGAAACCTACGGAGCCACGGTCTGCACCGACACCGACCTTGTGGAAGCAACCAGCCTTACCCAGGGGCTGCCCGACGATCTCATTTTCAAGGTGGTCCACGGTAAACCCGTCCCCCATAATGAGTTTACCCATGACCGTGAGCGCTGCGTCTCAGGCTTGAAAAAGACCCTGTCCGACGCCATTGCCAGGGACAATTGCATTTTCATCGGCATTATCAGCCACCTGATCCCCGCAAGCATCTCACATGTATTCAAAATTTTATCCACGGCCCCGCAACCGGTCCGCATCCGGCGGGCCGTGGAAAACGGCAGGCTGTCCGAGTCTTCGGCCGAATCCATTCTTGAAAAGGCGGACCGGCGGGCCGAATGGTGGGTTAAAAACCTGACCGGCAAACTGCCGCTGGATACCAGCCAGTATGATCTGGTGATCGCCCACGAAGATGCCTATACCAACCATCTGAATATGGACGAAACGCTTGCCAGGTACCTGGCCGAACAAATTAAGGCCGCCCTTGCCGCTCCGCCCTTCAATCAGCCAGCCCCCAATAAAATATCGGACTTCTGCATCAACTCAAATGTGGAAGTGGCCTTGTCGGCCTTTGGCACGGGTCTATTGGTGGACACGCAATCGGGAAATGTTACGGTTACCCTTGACAGAAAAGTCATGAATCTGTCAAAAATTCAACAGCAAATCATGGCCGCCGCAACCGCAGTGCCGGGGGTTGAAACCGTAAAAACAAAAATCGGCCCCAATTATTATAAAGGCAGCATAGTCAAAAATTTTAATATCGGTCCGCCCCGGGGATACCGGAGCAAGCCATAG